One window of the Salminus brasiliensis chromosome 1, fSalBra1.hap2, whole genome shotgun sequence genome contains the following:
- the prkchb gene encoding protein kinase C, eta, b translates to MKFNGYMRLKISEAVNLKPTTFSTRHTFHKKTLQLDPYIVVKVDNFKVGQTATKQKTDRPSFNEEFCPYVTEGKELEIAVFHDTPIGYDDFVANCRIQLEDLLTSSSTRQSFEGWINLEPEGSVYIYISLSGSFTDDDSTLNRGKIHKQLTRKRQRALRRKVHQVNGHKFMATFLKQPTFCCHCKNFIWGVFGKQGYQCQVCTCVVHKKCHHLVVSECPRMKKTASEGQSQGFGINLPHQFRVHNYKVPTYCNHCGSLLYGLLKQGLQCKGCKMNVHIRCERNVAPNCGVNSAELASKLAEIGLQPSRLSKRVSQTSITPVKSTNSSIKSEGQPEVTEEEYVKVGLEDFTFLQVLGKGSFGKVMLARMISGEMVCAVKILKKDVILQDDDVESTMTEKRVLSLAHHHPYLTHLYCCFQTTDRLFFVMEFVNGGDLMFHIQKSRRFEEARARFYAAEITCALMFLHSKGIIYRDLKLDNVLLDKDGHCKLADFGMCKEGIHNGLRTSTFCGTPDYIAPEIIQEEKYGVSVDWWAMGVLLYEMLSGHAPFEAETEDELFECILRDEVIYSSWLSNEAEDILRGFLTKDPSCRLGCTERNGGEKAITAHLFFKEMDWEKLKKRELEPPFKPRIKSLEDVNNFDPDFTQEEPSLTPIEEALIPLNQADFKDFSYTTPELQRS, encoded by the exons ATGAAATTCAACGGGTACATGAGGCTGAAGATCAGCGAGGCGGTGAACTTAAAGCCCACCACCTTCTCCACTAGACACACGTTCCACAAGAAGACGCTCCAGCTGGACCCCTACATTGTTGTGAAAGTGGACAACTTCAAAGTGGGACAGACAGCCACCAAGCAGAAGACCGACCGGCCCAGCTTCAACGAGGAGTTCTGCCCGTACGTGACTGAAGGCAAGGAGCTGGAGATCGCCGTGTTCCACGACACCCCGATCGGCTACGACGACTTCGTAGCGAACTGCAGGATCCAGCTGGAGGACCTTCTGACCTCGTCCAGCACGAGGCAGAGCTTTGAGGGATGG ATTAATTTGGAACCAGAGGGCAGTGTCTACATCTACATCTCTCTCAGTGGATCCTTTACTGATG ATGATTCCACTCTGAACAGAGGTAAGATCCATAAGCAGCTGACCAGGAAAAGACAGAGGGCTTTAAGGAGGAAGGTGCACCAGGTCAACGGACACAAGTTCATGGCCACCTTTCTGAAACAGCCAACGTTTTGCTGCCATTGCAAGAACTTCATCTG GGGTGTTTTTGGAAAGCAGGGCTACCAATGTCAAG TGTGTACCTGTGTGGTCCATAAGAAGTGCCACCATCTGGTTGTGAGCGAATGTCCAAGGATGAAGAAAACAGCAAGCGAG GGCCAAAGCCAAGGATTTGGCATCAACTTACCTCACCAGTTCAGAGTGCACAACTATAAAGTGCCTACCTACTGTAATCACTGTGGATCGCTACTGTACGGGCTGTTGAAGCAGGGACTGCAGTGCAAAG GCTGTAAGATGAACGTGCACATCCGCTGTGAAAGAAATGTGGCCCCCAACTGCGGAGTGAACAGTGCAGAGCTGGCCAGCAAGTTGGCAGAGATTGGTCTGCAGCCCAGTAGACTGTCTAAAAGAGTCTCTCAG ACGAGCATCACTCCTGTAAAATCAACTAATTCCAGTATTAAGAGCGAAGGGCAGCCTGAGGTGACTGAGGAGGAGTATGTAAAGGTGGGCCTGGAGGATTTCACATTCCTACAGGTGCTGGGAAAAGGCAGCTTTGGCAAG GTAATGCTGGCTCGCATGATCAGTGGCGAAATGGTGTGTGCGGTAAAGATACTGAAAAAAGATGTCATACTGCAGGATGACGACGTGGAGTCCACCATGACAGAGAAGAGAGTGTTATCTCTAGCCCATCATCATCCTTATCTCACACACCTCTACTGCTGCTTCCAGACCACT GACCGTTTGTTCTTCGTCATGGAGTTTGTTAACGGCGGCGATCTCATGTTTCACATCCAAAAGTCTCGGCGGTTTGAGGAGGCACGGGCTCGGTTCTATGCCGCTGAGATCACTTGTGCTCTTATGTTCCTTCACTCCAAAGGCATCATATACAG AGACCTGAAGCTGGACAATGTGCTTTTGGACAAGGATGGCCACTGTAAACTGGCAGACTTCGGAATGTGCAAGGAAGGGATCCATAATGGACTGCGGACAAGCACCTTCTGTGGGACACCAGACTACATTGCGCCTGAG ATCATCCAGGAGGAAAAGTATGGTGTGTCTGTTGACTGGTGGGCTATGGGGGTGCTCCTGTATGAGATGCTGTCCGGTCATGCTCCATTTGAGGCTGAGACAGAGGACGAGCTCTTTGAGTGCATCCTCAGAGATGAAGTGATCTACTCGTCCTGGCTCAGCAACGAGGCAGAAGACATCCTCCGGGGG TTTCTGACCAAGGACCCTTCATGTCGACTGGGCTGTACAGAGAGGAACGGAGGGGAGAAAGCCATCACTGCTCACCTGTTCTTCAAAGAGATGGACTGGGAGAAGCTGAAGAAGCGAGAACTAGAACCCCCCTTCAAACCACGAATA AAATCATTGGAGGATGTGAACAATTTTGACCCTGACTTCACTCAAGAGGAGCCAAGCCTCACCCCCATCGAAGAAGCACTTATCCCCCTCAACCAAGCAGACTTCAAAGACTTCTCATACACAACGCCGGAGCTCCAGCGCAGTTAA